The sequence below is a genomic window from Aureispira sp. CCB-E.
ATCATAATTTTGATCTAAAGTCATACAAGCTGTTTGAAGAATACCTGTACGACCACTACAACTAGATGCTTCCAAGTAAGCGTAATTTCCTGTTGCAGTACCTGGGTTAAAGTCAACAGAAGGACCTGTGGCAGTAGAAGGAGTACCTCCTGCATCTACTCGCCAGTCAATATCATCATCCGTACCGTTGGTAAGGTTAGACCATAGTGGATTGGCTAGAGGGCAAGTTGTTGCTCCACAGTCACTGGTAGTTGCGCAGGCTGCTTCGGCTTCAAAATCGTTATTGAATGAAGAAGCATTGGTTGCACTTGATACTGTAATGTAGCCATTCTTAGTTTCTAAATCACTTCCCGTAGCATTGCTTGCATTTAACTGTACATTGTAAGTCCCCGCAGCAGTAAAACTTACTTGTGGATTTTGAGAATTGGCATTGGTACCTCCAACAAAAGTGAATGTAGCTGGCGTAATGGTCCATGTCCAAGAAGTAGGGGTATAAGAAGAATTATCTGTAAAAGTAACAGGCTCTCCCATACAAACATTGGTAGCAGAGGTTTCAAAGCAAGCCAAAGCAGCAACATTTCCAGGATCTTTAAGATCGCTTTTCCACAATCCTTGTCCGTATGTTGCAGCATATAGCATACTTTTACATTGAGCACTGTTGTAGTGAATTTCTAATTCTGTTACCTCAACATTAGGAATGCCTGTTGCGTAAAGTACCCAATCTGCTAGTGTGTTGTCTTTGTAATAAACTCCTACATCCATACCAATATACATGGCCTCAACAGGACTTTCAGCATCAATGACAATTGTGTTTAGAGATATGTTGGGAAGTGTTCCCGAAACATCTGTCCAACTAACTCCGCTATTGGTTGACTCATAAATATTATTACCTAAAGCGATGAATAAATGAGTAGGATCTGTTGGGTCAATTTCTATATCTCTAGGTGTTCCACTAGCAGGCAAGTTAGCATCTAAGTCTGTCCATGTAGGAGAGGCAGCGAGTGCGTTGTTGGTACGGTAGAAGTTGCTACTACCTCCTTTAGAGGCATATAGTACATTGCTATTAGAAGGAGCGATCGCCAAATCGACCATATTAGAAGTATTGGCAAAATTAGAAATCTGAGTCCATGCTGTCCCTGTACGAACGGCATCGTTGCGCCAGATATCATCATAACCCGCAAACATCCTATTGGCATTATTGGGATCTAATTTATAAGGCGTAACCCAACCTCCACCTTCACCAGTAGGGCCAGAGATGCTCGCAAAACTTGTTCCTCCATTGGTAGAGCGTCTGATGTCTCCATAGTACAATGCACCATACATATACGTATCATCTGTTGGATCAATGATACATTCCATTCCATCCCCTCCAATTTCGGTTACAAAAGTAGTTCCTTCGTTAATAGCTGTTCCATTATCTTGATAACCATTGATTGCTTTATCAAGAGTTTGTTGAGAAACGCCGATTTTATAAATTTGAGCAATAGCAAGACCACTACTAAGATCCGTCCAGTTGGTGCCACCATCTACCGTAAGATAGAGCCCTCCATCATTCCCATTATAAAGATTGTTATTATGAGGAGAAAAATCTAAGGCATGTTGGTCGGCATGAACGCCATCAACACCACCAGAAGGACCTACCCAATAAGAAACACAATTCATTGTTGCCCCTCCATCAGTAGATTTCCAAATATTAACACCACCCGTATAAATCGTATTAGCATCGGTTGGGTCAGCAGCAATGACCAAGTCATACCAAGCCTGACTACCCGTACCAGAACCATTAATCGCATAATCTAATACATTAGGAGTGGTAGTTCGAGTTGTGAAAGAGGTACCACTATTGGTAGAACGATAAATACCCACTAAGCCATTCCCCGCTCCTCCTATGAGGTATACCCAGTCTGGTTGATTGGGCGAAACAGCTAAAGCAATTCGTTGCACTCCACCAGGAACGCCATTGGTAATTCGAGTCCAAGTGACACCACCATCCGTAGATTTGTGAAATCTTGTTCCTGAAGCGTAGGCAATGTTGGAGTTGGTAGGATGATAGGCAATATCTTTAGGGGTATGCCCTAAAGAAGCAGACGAAGTCCAAGTAGCGCCAGCATCTGTTGTTCTATAAATGCGTTGATTGGAACTAGCCGCAATCATAATATTGGGGTTCGTTGGGTCCATCAACAATTCATTGATCGTTCTATTACCCATTCCTGTATTGCGAGGAGACCAAGTTAGTCCCCCATCTGTACTACGCCATACACCATACCCAGGAGCATCCCCCCCATCTCTATCCCCCGTTGCTACATAAATCGTATTGGGGTTAGTTGGATGAATTACAATACTAGATATACCTAATCTTGTTAATCCTGTAATATATTGTGTCCAAGTAGTTCCATTATCTGTGGTTTTCCAAACGCCACCAGAGGGCGCACCAACATAAATGGTATTGGCATCTGTAGGGTGAAAAGCAATACAGTTTAAACGACCATTCCCGTTTAATTGTCCAGTGCCATTATTTGGGGTAGGAGTAGGACCTAGTATTGTCCAATTACCAGAACCAGCGGTATAGTTCCTGCTGTTAGAATGTGTATTATAATATTTAGACATTTCATTTAAGACATGTCCAGGGGCAGGGAATCTCCCTTTTTCATCGACTCGATGTTCCCAATAATATTCCCAACGTTTGTATTGTTTGATACCCAACCCTTTTTTATAGGGAACATTGCCTAGTTCATCTTCGTAAGCTTTTTGGATATCATAAAAATTGGCAGTAGGATCGTGAATCATGTCTTGCCAACTATTTTGGCCAAACAAGATAGAGCTAATAAAAAAAGAAAAGAGTAGAAGTAAGACCGTAAAAATTTTCATAGTTTAGTATATTAAAGTGTGGTCTCTCTTCTGTTTCTAAATTGGCGATAGGAAACAGAAAAGTGCTTTTGGGACAAAAGCAGAAAGAAATTTTAAACTAAAAAATAATTGATTGAGAATTATGCGGTGAGTTTGCGTATTAAATTTCTTTTAAAGTATTGTTTTTTGTTATTAAAGTTGTTTTTTTTGTTAAAAGTAAAACAATAATTTGGTATAACATCATTATGTTAAGATATATTTGGAGGTGTCTGTTCAATTTTAGTTAAGATAATGAACCTAAAGGGAGGAGTATAAGTAATAGACAGAGTAAGAGCGATCAATATATGTATCTTATTATAAGTGGCATTATAAATAGCAAGTGGCTAGCCCAATTCTATTATATATTATGAGATGACTTACCCCTTCAACTTGGTTTTACAGAACGATTGTTATTATATTAGATTAATATGCCAAAAAACGTAAAGGAATATAAATATTATGAGCTTAGGATATAAAATTGTGAACGATCCAATCTATGGTTTGATAGAAATACCCAAAGGAATTATTTCAGATTTGATAGAACACCCCTATTTTCAGCGTCTACGTAGAATTACACAATTAGGATTGACACATTATGTATATCCTGGGGCTACACACAATCGATTTCATCATTCGATAGGGGCGATGCATTTGACGATGCAAGCCGTCCATACACTAAAGTGTAAGGGAGTAGATATTACAAAAGAAGAATCTGAAGCAGTCATTATTGCTATTTTGTTGCATGACTTGGGGCATGGCCCTTTTTCGCACTCTTTAGAGCATATGTTGGTAGATATTAATCATGAGGCAATATCTATGCTATTGATGGAGCGTTTGAATAAGGTTTTTGAGGGGCAATTGGATTTGGCTATTCAGATTTTTAAAAATAAATATCCAAAGAAATTTTTGTATCAATTGGTTTCTGGACAATTGGATATGGATCGGATGGACTATTTAACAAGAGATAGCTTTTTTACAGGAGTTCAGGAAGGTAACATAGGTTACGATCGTTTGTTGCAAATGTTGAATGTACATGAAGACAAACTAGTCATCGAGTTTAAAGGAATTTATTCTGTCGAAAATTTTCTCATTGCTCGACGCTTAATGTACTGGCAAGTTTACTTGCATAAAAATGTGATTTGTGCTGGAGAAATGTTAATCCAAATTGTACGGAGAGCAAGGTATTTATGTCAAAACGGGGTGGAGTTACCAATTTCTAAAACATTGCATTACTTCTTAAGTCAAACTTTAACATCAAAGGATTTGAAAAAAAATGCCAATGAAATTGTAGAGTATTTTTATAGATTAGATGATATCGATATCTTAGCAGCTATAAAAGGTTTTGAAGAACATCCTGATTTTGTGCTTTCTTTTTTGTCCAAAAGCTTGTTGGAGCGAAAGCTACTAAAAGTAGATCTTAGAAACAAACCTATAGATGCGAGTTTTTTGGATGCTGTTCGGACTAAAATTAAACAAATATATCCAGAGATTAGTGACGATGAGCTTTCTTATTTGGTTTTGGAAGGGAAAGAAGCCAACCGTGCTTATAAAATGGGGAAGGAGGAAATTTTGATTTTATTACAAGATAAGACAGCCAAACCAATTTCTAAATGGCAAGAACATAGCATGCAGCGCAAAGAAATTGTTAAATATTTTGCTTGTTATCCTAAATTTGTTGTCTAAAAAGTTGATCTTCAAATTAAGATTCGGTAAAAAGCAGTTCTTGGCAAGAATAAACCTGCCAATATGATAAAAAAGTAATAAGTTTGCATATATTAATAATAATTGTTATTTGATTAGTAGGCGAATAGTTCTATACTTTCAGTAGTTAAACTTGTGATTTTACTAATGTTATTGTTCAATAAAATCCCTGAATTAAATTTATGAAACATCTTAATAATATGAAAAGAATAACTTACATTCTCTGTACGGTCTTACTTGTGGTTCCATTTCTTTCTAGTAAAATTATAGCACAAGATTATCCGCCTAATGCTGAACCAGGAAAATGCTACGCCAAATGTATGATTCCTGATGAATATGAAAATCTGACAGAAGAGGTTTTAACGAAACAGGCAACACAAAGATTAGAAATTGTTCCAGCTCAATTTGAAGAAGTAGACGAACAAGTTGAAGTAAAAGGAGCTTCAACTCGCTTAGAAATTATTCCAGCAGTTTATGAGACGGTTACAGAGCAAATTGAAATTAAACCAGCTTCTTTTCGCTTAGAACCTGTTGCGGCTACTTATAAAGATGTTGAGACTCAAATCATGGTTCGTCCAGAGGAAATTAAGTTGGTTGAAGTACCAGCCGTTTACGAAACGGTAACCGAACAAATCGAAATTTCTCCTGCTTCTACAAAATGGGTTAAACGGAAAGGTGACAAAAATTGTTTGTCGCAAGATCCTGAAGATTGTTTGGTTTGGTGTTTGGTTGAAGTGCCAGCACAATATCAAACGGTTACAAAAACAATTATGAAAACGCCTCCAACAACCAAAGAGGTGGTTATCCCTGCTGAATATAAAACGACCAAAGATCGTGTGGTGGAAACGCCTCCAACAACAAGAAGAGTTGAAATTCCAGCAGAATACAAAACGATTACTAAGACCATCGTTGTTCGCCCATCAGAAACTAGAACCATTGAAATTCCAGCAGAATTCAAAACTGTGAAGAAAACAGTAATGGTAAAACCAGCCGAAACAAAGGTGACGGAGGTACCTGCTCAATATAGAACGGTTTCTAATCGTCGTCTAGTAAAAGCAGGCGGTTTCTCTGAGTGGAGAGAGGTTTTATGTCAAAATAAAATTAATGCGGTTAAAGTACAAGAAATTCAAGCTGCTTTGAAAGCAAGAGGTTATGATCCAGGACCAATTGATAATGTAATGGGAAAATTGACAAAGGCGGCTTTGGTGAAGTTTCAAAAAGATAATGGTCTTCCAATCGGTCAATTAGACTTTGATACACTTAAAGCCTTGGGTGTTAGTTACTAAATCTGTAAAAAAAATAATTTAGTAGAAATCATAAATTCTAAACGACAATAAAAATATCGCCACTTGTTCTTTTTTTAAGGCAAGTGGCCTCTTTTTTTGCAAAAGAAAGCTTAAATTAGAGGACGAACCATTTATCATACGGATTTGTTATAATGATAAACGAACATCTATATTGGCATAGATGTGGAGAGAAAATTAAATATACATTGTACAAAAAGGCTGCTAAATGGCCTTGATTATAAATTACGGAAAGAAGGACTGTTATGAAAACAAAACTTGTATTGTGGGGAACTAAAGGTACTGAAGAAAATGCTCAAAAAGTATTGATCGCTTTAGAGTTAAATCCTGAAACAAACAAAGTGAAATCTTGGTTTTTCGAAGGAGAGGTAGCATCAGAGGAATTTGCAAAAGCCTTGATGGACCAATGGCGAAAAGGAGAAGCCGTTGCTTTTCCTGAAGGAGTAGAAGCGCAAGAGATGGCACTGTCTGCTAGTACTAGCTTGCTCCCAGAAGGGATTAGCACAGACAAAGCAGAGTTGTTAGCACGCACACAAACAGAATGGATTTTTATCGTTTTGTCTACCAAATTGTACAAAAACTATCAAGTAGAACTAGAGGAGTTGCAAGAACAGGTCGATGGGTTGAAATCTTACTCGAAAGATATGTGGGAACGTATGAAAGATTTTTGGGCAAAGGTTCAAATGCAAGTTAGTGAGCAAAACTTATTTAGGGAGCATACTAATAATCTTAGAAATAGAACCAATGAGTTATTTGCTCAACTGAAAAAAATGCGCTCTCAAGAAGATGCTAAGTTTGAATCAGAGGCAACAGAAAATTATAATAAATTATTGGCAGTTTTAGAACCTATTGAAGCACTAATTGAGCAAGAAGGAGCTGACTTGCAAAAGGTGTTTGATAAGCTCAAAACACTTCAGCAAAATTTTAAAAACTCTAAATTAACAAGAACTCTTCGATCAAAACTTTGGGATCGAATAGACAGTGCCTTTAAAAAAGTAAAAGCTAAACGCTCTCCTAATAGTTCTCCTGAAGGTCGCCTTACTCGCCGTATAGAAGGGTTAAAAGGTGCTATTGATAAAATGGAAAAATCTATTGGAAGAGATCAAAAAGAATTGTCTATCCAAAATGATAAAATCAACTCGGGTGATGTGAGTCAACTAGAAACACAACTAAGAGAGGTACGAGCAAAACTTATTCGTGAACGTATTGATTCTAAAAGTAAGAAGTTAGAGGATATGTATGCGACTATGAAAGATTTGGAAACAAAGCATGCTCGAAACTTAGCTCGAAGAGCCAAAGAAGAGGCGGCAGCAGCGGCTAAAAAGGCAGAAGAGGCTAAGGCAGCAGCAGAACAAGCTATTGCTGAGCAGCAAGAGCAACCAAGTGAAACTGTAGAGCAACAAGATAAGACAGAGGAAGTATCTGAAACTGCTAAAAATGAGGAGATTAAAGAGAATGTTTCTAACGAGACTCCAGCAGAAAAAGATGAAGAGGAATAAGGGAACTACAATGAATTTAGTATAACTGATTTATAATCAGTAGTAAAGTCGCTATCCATTATTGGGTGGCGACTTTTTTTTTTGAAAAAAAATAATCTAGACACACCAAAATAGAAAATGGCAACATCTATATAATCAAATGCTATTATTAAATGCTAGTTTACTTTAGATAGTATTTTATTACTTACTACAAGAGGATAAAATTTGACGAGGATTCACATTGGCTTTGAGGTTTGTCAAGAAATCAATGAGATAGCAAATTTTCATGCTTCTAAACATAAAGTATAAGTAGTGGGCAAAAGGCTCACCCTACTTTACACACCAATATTTATATTCACCACAACATACTTGTAATTATATCTAAAAGCATAACCCAATGGGTGTTATAGCTAAAGGGCATTGCCATGCCTAAAACTAAACTTTTAACATTAAATTGACTATAAGCTCTAGGAGTTTATGGTCCAAACAATTCTAAACATTATGAATACATTATTTGCTACATCAACCCTAATTTTGAGTGGGGGACAGGTATTGTTAGGTTTTGCTGCTGTAGGAGTAGCCATCTACTTGGGAATTTTTGCCACAAAGACTTATATGAATCAACAGGCATTAAAAATCAAAACAGAAGGAAACAAGAATGATTCTCCTTTGGTTCGGAAGTATGCCGCAGTAGATATTCATCAACATACTAAAAATATAAAGTTAGCAGGTTTTGCTTCAGCGGTAGCCGTAGTATTGATTGCGTTTGCTTGGACACAGTTTACGAGTGAGCAAGTATTGGCAGAATTTTTTCCTGAGCTAGAAGAAATCGAAATGGAGGTGCCACCAACTTCTCAAGACAAACCTAAATTGCCACCAGCTTTGCCGCCACCAGCTCCTAAACCTGCGCTAACTTTTGAGCCAACAGATGAGCCAGAACCCGAACCAGAAAAGCCAGAAGAACCTATTATAGATGTGAGTCCAACTCCTAGTACTTATACAGGTCCAACCGACCCAAATGCTACAGAATTGCCACCAGTTATCGCAATAGAACCAGAGCCAGAACCAGAAGAACCAGCACCTAATGATGATATTATTCTTGTTCCAGATCAAATGCCAAGATTTCCAGGATGTGAGGAACAAGCAGGAAATCATGAAGCGAAAAAAGCCTGTGCCGATAAAAAATTATTGAGCTTTATTTATGAGAATATTAAATATCCAAGTATGGCTCGTGATATGGGTATAGAAGGACTAGTGGCGGTAAGTTTGGTTATTAACAAAGATGGTTCGGTAGGAGATATTAAAATTCTAAGAGACCCAGGAGGAGGATTAGGCAAAGAGACCATTAGAATTATAAAACTAATGAACAAAATGCCTGAAAAATGGACGCCAGGAAAACAACGTGGAAGACCAGTAAGAGTTCGTTATAATTTGCCAGTAAGATTTAAACTAAATGATTAATAAGTATTTATAATCTATTCTATTGATTGCTAGATAGAAGTTATGAATGATAGAGTCGCAGCCTGAGTAACTGCGGCTCTTTTCTTTTTTAGAAACTTACAACAAACCTTGGTAAATTGCACCATTTATAGTGTTTCTTCGAGCGCCTGTAATGCTTTTTAGGCTGTTACTGGTCTTTTCTATGCGCATGACACCCAACAATGCCATCAAAATGGCTTCTTTAAAAGAAATAATAGAAGCATCAGGTAGAAATAATTCTACTTCAGCATGGCGATTGCAATAAGCATTGATGCGCTCCATTAAAAATTCATTAAATGCGCCTCCACCTGTTACTAGAACCTTGTAGTTTTGTTTTGAAAATGCTTCCTTTTGAAGTACTTGTTCGATACAGGTAGCAATTTCAATAGCAATATGTTCGCAGGCAGTGGCTAGTTTGTCTTGCCATGAAAAAGATGCTGCTAAGTAAAGTGGTAAAACTTGTTGCCGAATCCACGCGTTGCCCAGTGATTTTGGGTAGGATTGAGTGTAATAGTCAAAATTGGCAACTTGTTCCAATAGTCCTTGAGCAACGATGCCTTGACTAGACCAAATACCTTTATCGTCATATTCTGCTCCTAGTTCTTGCGCCAAAGCATTCAAAACTTGGTTGGCAGGACAACAATCCATAGCTACCCATTTGTTATTGATATTGGCGGATAAGTTGGCTATCCCTCCAATATTGAGATAAAAATCGTAGCCTTTGAAAAGATATTGGTCGGCTAATGGAGCTAGAGGCGCGCCTTCTCCATCCAACGCAACATCTTGGGTTCTAAAGTCACAAATGGTCGTAATACCTGTTTTGGCAGCAAGGGCAGCTCCATCGCCAATCTGAATAGAAATCCGCTGATTGGGGTTGTGAAAAATTGTATGCCCATGCGAGGCGATAAAATCAATATTTGATAAGTGGTGTTTTTGAATAAACGTTTGAACCAATTCGGCCATATAGTGCCCAAAATAAGTATGTGTTTTGGCAAAAATAAGCCCATCTTGGCTGGGCAAATTACGAAGCCTACTCTTCCACATATCCGAAAAATCTAATGTTTCGGAAGCCAATAATTCCCATTCTTTTACTTGTTGATTTTCCCAATTGATAGAACAATATGCAATATCCAAACCATCTAAAGAACTCCCTGACATGAGTCCTAGTACTTTATAATTCATAATCTATTTTTATTTGAACGTCGAAAGTACAAAATATTGTTACGAAAAATACAAAGCAGATAATCATTCTTAAAGGGAAATGGCTTATATTTTTAATAATTGGTGGTGTCGTTATCGTTTTGTAAATGATTGATAAACGTTATCTTGATAAATCTAGCACCAGTCTCCTGAAGTAGCTAACCCAATGATGAGTATAAGCCCAAGTATTAGAAACAAAAGCAATGGTAAACATAACATGATAATAGCGGCAACAAGTAGGGGCGTAATCCCCAAAACAAGTGCAGTGACTAGCAATGCAATCGCAATGGGATACCAAGCTATTCCAACAATGACAAGTAGAGTATGTGTCACATCCGAATTGGGGCGAGTCAGTTGCTTTTCTTTAAAATATTGAATTCGTTTTTTTATTGCCTTTCGTCTTTTTCGCTTCAATTGCTTTTTTTTATGATTGAATTGCTTTGATGTAGAAGTGTTGGATTTGATAACAGGGACTGCGGAAGCTTGAATGGTATTGGTAAAACTATTGCCTAAGAGAAAAAAAATTAAGCAAAACAGAAATGATAATTTTATGCTCATAGTATCTTAAATTTTAAACTGTTCTTGATTATAATGGAGTGAGGTTTTACAAAAAAGTTTGTTGCGCTACTATGGTTTGAGTAACCTAAAATTACACCAAAATTGAATGTTTGTTTAATTTTCGAACATTTGTTTAATTTTTAACTTTTTGTTAATGATTTATAGAAGAATAGTAGGCATGAGCCATGTATGCATAAAAAACTAGGAATTGACAAGTGTCAACTACTTGTGATTTTATACTTAACAATTAAAGATGATAATGATGATGAACAAGAGACAAAAAATTCAATCTGGTACAAAGTGGGAGAAAACGGTAGGATATAGCCGAGCTGTTCGAGTTGGAAATATAGTAGAAGTGGCAGGGACAACAGCAATGAATGGAGATCAGTTGATTGGAAAAGACGATGCGTATGCACAAACTAAATTTATTTTAGAAAAAATAGAACAAGCACTAGGAGAGGCAGGAGCGTCTCTAAAAGATGTTGTTCGAACTCGAATGTATGTTACCAATATAGACGAGTGGGAAGCAATTGGTCGAGCGCATGGAGCCGTCTTCAAAGATATTCAACCAGCAGCTACAATGGTAGAAGTGAGTCGCCTGATAAATCCTGATTTGAAGATAGAAATAGAAGTTTCTGCCATATTAATGTCAGAATAGCACTCTAGGAGATTAAATGAACATTCAAATCAATATTAGAGACCAAAATAGAAAAGAATTTTGTATATTTTGGAATAGAAGCAAGGTTATTTGATTAGAATAAATTTAAATAAGGATAGCTTCTAGCGAACTGACATAAAAATGACAGGAAAAATGTATATTTTCTTGTACTTTTGTGTTCTAAGATAAAGAACCAAACACAAGTTATACAACAGTTAACATCCGTACTTTACTACATACATGGACACACTAAGTAGTTACAAAATATTAACTATCACGCACAAAAGCACACCACTTAAAAATATTGGTAATTTTGTATTGCCTAATTTAGATAGTGAAT
It includes:
- a CDS encoding VPS10 domain-containing protein, which encodes MKIFTVLLLLFSFFISSILFGQNSWQDMIHDPTANFYDIQKAYEDELGNVPYKKGLGIKQYKRWEYYWEHRVDEKGRFPAPGHVLNEMSKYYNTHSNSRNYTAGSGNWTILGPTPTPNNGTGQLNGNGRLNCIAFHPTDANTIYVGAPSGGVWKTTDNGTTWTQYITGLTRLGISSIVIHPTNPNTIYVATGDRDGGDAPGYGVWRSTDGGLTWSPRNTGMGNRTINELLMDPTNPNIMIAASSNQRIYRTTDAGATWTSSASLGHTPKDIAYHPTNSNIAYASGTRFHKSTDGGVTWTRITNGVPGGVQRIALAVSPNQPDWVYLIGGAGNGLVGIYRSTNSGTSFTTRTTTPNVLDYAINGSGTGSQAWYDLVIAADPTDANTIYTGGVNIWKSTDGGATMNCVSYWVGPSGGVDGVHADQHALDFSPHNNNLYNGNDGGLYLTVDGGTNWTDLSSGLAIAQIYKIGVSQQTLDKAINGYQDNGTAINEGTTFVTEIGGDGMECIIDPTDDTYMYGALYYGDIRRSTNGGTSFASISGPTGEGGGWVTPYKLDPNNANRMFAGYDDIWRNDAVRTGTAWTQISNFANTSNMVDLAIAPSNSNVLYASKGGSSNFYRTNNALAASPTWTDLDANLPASGTPRDIEIDPTDPTHLFIALGNNIYESTNSGVSWTDVSGTLPNISLNTIVIDAESPVEAMYIGMDVGVYYKDNTLADWVLYATGIPNVEVTELEIHYNSAQCKSMLYAATYGQGLWKSDLKDPGNVAALACFETSATNVCMGEPVTFTDNSSYTPTSWTWTITPATFTFVGGTNANSQNPQVSFTAAGTYNVQLNASNATGSDLETKNGYITVSSATNASSFNNDFEAEAACATTSDCGATTCPLANPLWSNLTNGTDDDIDWRVDAGGTPSTATGPSVDFNPGTATGNYAYLEASSCSGRTGILQTACMTLDQNYDFVFGHHMTGNAVGELHLDIQIGGVWTLDIMPAISGDQGNAWRTTNISLAPYTGQTVKLRFRGITGNGFQSDIAIDDIRLVSNVLLSTRLESFKANCQGGGNNLLEWTMSDNQFKGIFEIEKYIDEQWTTIGTTTATNQREYQFNDPNPLLGENLYRLAMIGNNDTKNYSLNTVANCDVDVYSFVVFPNPFKNEVSLQFHSEFAANLPYRITNLLGQNLLQGQVQASKGLNTFVLPIQDLPKGIYLLHTEGKMIKLVKN
- a CDS encoding HD domain-containing protein, which codes for MSLGYKIVNDPIYGLIEIPKGIISDLIEHPYFQRLRRITQLGLTHYVYPGATHNRFHHSIGAMHLTMQAVHTLKCKGVDITKEESEAVIIAILLHDLGHGPFSHSLEHMLVDINHEAISMLLMERLNKVFEGQLDLAIQIFKNKYPKKFLYQLVSGQLDMDRMDYLTRDSFFTGVQEGNIGYDRLLQMLNVHEDKLVIEFKGIYSVENFLIARRLMYWQVYLHKNVICAGEMLIQIVRRARYLCQNGVELPISKTLHYFLSQTLTSKDLKKNANEIVEYFYRLDDIDILAAIKGFEEHPDFVLSFLSKSLLERKLLKVDLRNKPIDASFLDAVRTKIKQIYPEISDDELSYLVLEGKEANRAYKMGKEEILILLQDKTAKPISKWQEHSMQRKEIVKYFACYPKFVV
- a CDS encoding peptidoglycan-binding domain-containing protein yields the protein MKRITYILCTVLLVVPFLSSKIIAQDYPPNAEPGKCYAKCMIPDEYENLTEEVLTKQATQRLEIVPAQFEEVDEQVEVKGASTRLEIIPAVYETVTEQIEIKPASFRLEPVAATYKDVETQIMVRPEEIKLVEVPAVYETVTEQIEISPASTKWVKRKGDKNCLSQDPEDCLVWCLVEVPAQYQTVTKTIMKTPPTTKEVVIPAEYKTTKDRVVETPPTTRRVEIPAEYKTITKTIVVRPSETRTIEIPAEFKTVKKTVMVKPAETKVTEVPAQYRTVSNRRLVKAGGFSEWREVLCQNKINAVKVQEIQAALKARGYDPGPIDNVMGKLTKAALVKFQKDNGLPIGQLDFDTLKALGVSY
- a CDS encoding energy transducer TonB; this encodes MNTLFATSTLILSGGQVLLGFAAVGVAIYLGIFATKTYMNQQALKIKTEGNKNDSPLVRKYAAVDIHQHTKNIKLAGFASAVAVVLIAFAWTQFTSEQVLAEFFPELEEIEMEVPPTSQDKPKLPPALPPPAPKPALTFEPTDEPEPEPEKPEEPIIDVSPTPSTYTGPTDPNATELPPVIAIEPEPEPEEPAPNDDIILVPDQMPRFPGCEEQAGNHEAKKACADKKLLSFIYENIKYPSMARDMGIEGLVAVSLVINKDGSVGDIKILRDPGGGLGKETIRIIKLMNKMPEKWTPGKQRGRPVRVRYNLPVRFKLND
- a CDS encoding anhydro-N-acetylmuramic acid kinase, which translates into the protein MNYKVLGLMSGSSLDGLDIAYCSINWENQQVKEWELLASETLDFSDMWKSRLRNLPSQDGLIFAKTHTYFGHYMAELVQTFIQKHHLSNIDFIASHGHTIFHNPNQRISIQIGDGAALAAKTGITTICDFRTQDVALDGEGAPLAPLADQYLFKGYDFYLNIGGIANLSANINNKWVAMDCCPANQVLNALAQELGAEYDDKGIWSSQGIVAQGLLEQVANFDYYTQSYPKSLGNAWIRQQVLPLYLAASFSWQDKLATACEHIAIEIATCIEQVLQKEAFSKQNYKVLVTGGGAFNEFLMERINAYCNRHAEVELFLPDASIISFKEAILMALLGVMRIEKTSNSLKSITGARRNTINGAIYQGLL
- a CDS encoding RidA family protein, giving the protein MNKRQKIQSGTKWEKTVGYSRAVRVGNIVEVAGTTAMNGDQLIGKDDAYAQTKFILEKIEQALGEAGASLKDVVRTRMYVTNIDEWEAIGRAHGAVFKDIQPAATMVEVSRLINPDLKIEIEVSAILMSE